Proteins from a genomic interval of Heteronotia binoei isolate CCM8104 ecotype False Entrance Well chromosome 5, APGP_CSIRO_Hbin_v1, whole genome shotgun sequence:
- the LOC132572066 gene encoding protein Tob2-like yields the protein MRPEIKAALHFITFHLYDKLPRRRVDQFGEELGQLLQKKYEGHWYPEKPLQGSGYRCVHLGKIIDPIVQLAANRSGLAVEDVQDSIPAELTVWIDPFEVSYQFGEEGPIETVYLKDSRGCSIADKRSRSGLNPEAQAFVPTRSQNTVLSSPPPPSFGQSLSPTFTAVTFAATRFGSTKVKKSHRKLSWGIVHPAK from the coding sequence ATGCGTCCTGAGATCAAGGCTGCTCTGCATTTCATCACCTTCCACCTGTATGACAAGCTCCCCCGGAGACGGGTTGACCAGTTTGGAGAAGAGCTAGGACAGCTGCTACAGAAGAAATATGAGGGCCACTGGTACCCAGAGAAGCCTTTGCAGGGTTCAGGCTATCGTTGTGTGCACCTTGGGAAGATAATAGATCCTATAGTGCAACTGGCAGCCAACAGAAGTGGACTGGCTGTGGAGGATGTGCAGGACAGTATCCCTGCAGAGTTGACTGTGTGGATTGACCCATTTGAAGTTTCCTACCAATTTGGGGAAGAAGGGCCAATCGAGACTGTGTACCTGAAGGACAGTAGGGGTTGCAGCATAGCAGACAAGAGAAGCAGAAGTGGGCTCAACCCTGAAGCCCAGGCGTTTGTCCCCACTAGAAGTCAGAATACCGTTTTGTCCAGCCCTCCACCTCCATCTTTTGGCCAGTCTCTTAGTCCGACCTTTACCGCCGTGACTTTTGCAGCTACCAGGTTTGGCTCCACTAAAGTGAAGAAAAGCCACAGAAAGTTGAGTTGGGGCATTGTTCACCCAGCAAAATAA